The following nucleotide sequence is from Pseudobutyrivibrio ruminis HUN009.
CCTCACAAACTCTCCATCATGGTGGGCAGTATATAACGGTGGAAATGTAACAGAAGCAGAAGCATTCTTACAGTGGATGGCAGGAGACGAGGCACAGGAAGTTCTAGTTATGGAAGCTGGATTTATCAGCCCATATAAGTCTTGCACATATGTAGCAAATGACCCATTTGCAGAGACAATCTCTGAATATACTGCAGCAGGTAAGACATCAGCATGGCATTGGCTTGAAATGACAGATGGATACTCACAGAACTACACAGGCCAGGTATTTGCTGACTTTGCATCAGGAACTCTTAGCAAGGATGAATTTATTTCAACATTCAAGCAGGTAACGGAAAACGCATATGCACAGTAATTAAAATCTATGAGATGGGAAGTTTCAAGGCTTTCCATCTCATATTGAATTTTGCAGGGGGATAGTGGCATGAATATAGATAGTAAAAAATCCTTGTCATTAGTATTATTAGCGGCAGGCTGCTTTGGAATCATTTCAGCTTTAGCATTGGACATTACAGGAAGTGATTTTGCATTTCGAGGTGCCTTACTAATAATTGGAGCGATAGCTTTTTTGGGTGGTTTATACTTCTACCCTACGGAAAAACATCATAAAGCAATTATAAATATTATATTTCTGTTTCCATTACTGTTTTGTTTCGTCGTAACAGTAATAATTCCTTTTGGACTTGGCTTGTTCTATTCGACAACTGATTGGAATGGAATTAGAATGACAGGCTTTGTTGGACTTAGTAATTACAAAGCAATGTTTACTGAAATAAGTTTCCTATGGTCGCTGATAATAACGGTTTTATTTGTAATCATAAATATGATTGCGGTAAATGTTATAGGTCTAGCCTTGGCAGTTTTATGCACAAGCAAAATAAGAGCTGTAGGATTCTTTAGAGCAGCTTATTTTATACCAAATCTAATTGGTGGTATCGTACTTGGTTATCTTTGGCAGTTCGTTTTTAACAATGTTGTATTGAACTGGACATTAAAACTATTTGACTACAATAGCTCAATGCTTTCAAAATATAACACAGCATTTTTTGCAATTGTTTTAGTATATATCTGGCAGTATGCAGGATATATCATGATGATTTATATTACTGGATTAACAACTGTTCCAACAGATGTAATAGAGGCAGCTTCAATCGACGGAGCAACTGCTGTGCAGACCTTCTTTAAAATCAAGCTTCCTATGATTGCATCAACAATTACAATATGCACGTTCCTTACATTACAGTCTGCCTTCAAGCAGTTCGATGTAAATATGGCATTAACAAATGGAACTGGTTCAGTAAACTTTATGGGACAGTACCTTACAAACGGCACGCAGATGTTGGCTTTGAATATTTATAATACAGCAATCACAAAGAATAATTACGCACTAGGCCAGGCAAAGGCAGTGTTGTTCTTCATCATCCTTTCAATCGTATCTATCATTCAGGTTCGTGTATCTAACAAGAGGGAGGTGGAGATGTAATGGTAAAGAAATTTACAGTACTAGATTTTATTATCAGGGTTTTAGTTATTATCATTGCGATGTTAGTGCTATTTCCATTTTTTCTGATTGTTATAAATGTATTTAGAAATGCAAATGATATAGTTAGTAATCCAGTAAGTGTGGCTGGAATGTCAATTGAAAAGCTGATGAATAACCTGACATCAGTTATAAATAATACTAACTTTAGTTTTTGGTCTGCCTTCGCCACATCTGCAATAGTAACCGTATTTTCGCTGGTATTACTTGCATTATTTGGTGGAATGGCAGCATGGGTAATATGCAGAAATAAAACGAAATGGTCAGCATTTATATACATGGTATTTATCGCATCAATGATAATCCCATTTCAGGTAGTTATGCTTCCACTTATATCAACCTTTAGAGATGTGGGTAAATTCCTTGGAATCACAATGCTTCAATCATTCCCTGGTATCATTTTTGCTTACCTAGGATTTGGTGGTGCAATGACAGTGTTTATCTTAAATGGATTTATAAAGACCATACCATACGAGCTTGAGGAAGCTGCATCAATTGACGGCTGTTCTCCAGAAGGTATTTATTTTAGAGTTATCTTCCCTCTTCTAAAACCACCAATTGTGACGGTTACAATCCTTAATGGAATGTGGATTTGGAACGATTATTTGCTACCATCACTTATGCTTGGTCATAACGGAAAGGTGAAAACACTTCCGGTTGCAGTACAAGCATTCATCGGCTCATATGTAAAACAGTGGGATTTGATTTTGACAGCAGCATTCCTTGCAATTATCCCAATGATAATCCTGTTTTTATTTGCACAAAAGCAGATTATGGGCGGCCTCGTAGACGGTGCTATAAAATCCTAGTGTTGACATTATGCGAGATTGTTTAGTATATTGTATACATCTCGTGAGGGAGTAGCTAGCGCTAAAAAAGAATGCGTTGTTTGTCAACAGACTCGGGATTTACCCTGGCAAACATTAAATAGTGAGACTCACGTGTAGCCATAGATTTGGTTACACGTGGGTCTTTTTTGTTATATTAGCCCTCACAAAAAAGGAGTTTAATATGAGTGTAGTAGACATATTTTTATTTGGAGTAGGTCTATCTATGGACGCATTTGCTGTTGCTATCTGCAAGGGACTGGCAATGAAGCAGGTAAACAAAAAGCAAATGCTTATGATAGCCCTATTCTTTGGCGGTTTTCAGGCGTTGATGCCGTTGATTGGCTTCATCTTGGGAAGTGCTTTTGCTGATATGATTTCAGCTTATGATCATTGGATTGCCTTCGTACTTCTGTTATATGTAGGTGGCAAAATGATTATTGACGCCATCCGTGAATGGAAGGATGAGGATAAGGTTGAGATAATGGACCCACCACTTGATTACAAGGAGCTTACACTTCTTGCAATTGCAACAAGTATCGATGCATTAGCATGTGGAGTTACTTTTTCATTCTACGAAGGATTTAACATACTTCGTGCAATCTTAATTATTGGTTTAACAACATTTGCTATTTCAGCAGGTGGTGTTTATGTGGGAAATATTTTTGGTAATAAGTTCAAGGCAAAGGCCCAGTTATTAGGCGGATTTATCCTGATTTTCCTGGGCGTGAAAATCTTGCTTGAGCATTTATATGGAATATCATTTGGGTTTTAAAGGAGGAGAATAAAATGACATTTTTTAGCACAATACCAGGAGCTTTGATTCTCTTGGTAGTTGGATTTGTATTTTTGATTAAGGGAGCAGATTTCTTTGTTGAAGGCGCATCTGCTGTAGCAAAAAAGCTTCATGTGCCAGCACTTGTAATTGGTATGACAATCGTGGCAATGGGAACATCACTTCCAGAGCTTTCAGTATCTGTTACAGCTTCTTTAGCAGACAGTAATCAGCTTGCAATTGGAAATGTAATTGGCTCAAATATCTTTAATTTGATGGTGGTTTTAGGTAGCTGTGCATTGTTTTCAGCACTTGAAGTAGCTGATGACACTATTAAAAAGGATTTTCCTTTTTCAGTAGCATGTGCAGTTGCTCTCATGATTATGGGACTGATTGGTAGCTCAGTAGGACATTTAGATGGAGCAATTCTTCTTGTAGCTTTTGCTATCTTCCTTGGTTCAATGCTAATGACCGCAAAAAATCACAGAGCACATGAAGCAGAGCTTGCTGAAGAGGATGTAGAAAATGAAATTGTAGATATTCCAACCTGGCTTTGTATCATCTATATCATTGGCGGCGCTGTTGCTATCAAGTTTGGCGGTGATTGGGTAGTTGATTCATGTACAACACTTGCTCTTAAGTTTGGTATGTCAGAAACTCTTGTTGGTCTAACAATCGTAGCACTTGGAACATCACTTCCTGAGCTTGTAACATCAATTGTTGCTGCTAAGAAAAATGAGCTTGATATGGCAATTGGAAATGTAGTTGGTTCTAATATATTTAATATACTTTTGATTCTTGGCGTGGCAGGTGCAATTTCACCTATGACTTACCTTACAGTAAACGCTATTGATACATTGATTCTTGTGGCTTTTTCAGCTGTTGTATGGCTCATGTGTTTAAAGAAAAAGAATCTTAATAGAGTTAATGGAATCATCATGTTGCTACTTTATGTGGCATATCTTGCTTATATCATCGTAAGAGATGGCGGTGTAGCATAGATTAAATGTGGTAAAAAGTACAGTGTTATGGTAAAATCATAAAGTTTAAAGGGTTGAATAAGGAGGTAATTTTATGGGTCTTTTAGACAATCTTTCAGATAGCATTAGAAGTACCACCCAAGACCTTAGCAAAAAAGCTCAAAACGCTACAGATATGACCAAATTGCAGTATGACAAAAAGGTCAAAGAAGGCGAACTTATCAAGCTTTATGAAAAGCTTGGAAAAAAGTATTATCAAGAGCATAAAGATGAGGACAGCGAAGATATCAAACGAATCACCGCTGTGACTCTTCGAATCAAAGAGATATCAGATGATATCATGGCACTTAAAGGCGGTGTAGCCTGCCCTAAGTGTGGCGCATTAGTCAAAAATGGCTCCATGTACTGTAGTGCATGTGGAGAAAAAATAGAGGATATTTTTGAAGAGTAGGAGTTAAGAATGGGTAACAAAGGCAATTATTACATCACCACAGCAATTGCTTACACATCAGGTAAGCCACATATTGGAAACACATACGAAATCGTGCTTGCAGATTCAATCGCTCGTTTCCGTCGACAGGAAGGATACAATGTTTTCTTCCAGACAGGAACAGATGAGCACGGTCAGAAAATCGAGTTAAAGGCCGCTGAAGCAGGCATCACTCCAAAGGAGTTTGTTGACAATGTTTCAGGTCAGGTTAGAAATATTTGGGATTTAATGAACACATCTTATGACAAGTTCATCCGTACAACCGATGAGGATCATGAGAAGCAGGTTAAGAAGATTTTCAAGAAGCTATACGATAAGGGCGATATTTACAAGAGCTCATACGAAGGACTTTACTGTACACCATGTGAGTCTTTCTGGACAGAGTCACAGCTTGTTGATGGCAAGTGCCCTGACTGCGGTCGCGAGGTTCAGCCAGCAAAGGAAGAGGCTTACTTCTTCAAGATGAGCAAATACGCTGACAAGCTTATTGATTATATCAACACACATCCTGAGTTTATTCAGCCAGTTTCTCGTAAAAACGAGATGATGAATAACTTCCTTCTTCCAGGATTACAGGATCTTTGTGTTAGCCGCACATCATTTACATGGGGTATTCCAGTAGATTTTGATCCAAAGCACGTTGTTTATGTATGGCTTGATGCTCTTACAAACTATATCACAGGTATTGGTTATGATTGTGATGGTGAGTCATCTGATCAGTTCAAGGCTTTATGGCCAGCTGACCTTCACCTCATCGGAAAGGATATCATCCGTTTCCATACAATTTATTGGCCTATTTTCCTTATGGCACTTGATCTTCCACTTCCAAAGCAGGTATTTGGACATCCATGGCTTCTTACAAAGTCAGCTGATGGTGGCGATGACAAGATGTCAAAGTCAAAGGGAAATGTTATCTATGCAGATGAATTAGTTGATTTCTTCGGTGTAGATGCAGTTAGATATTTCGTTCTTCACGAAATGCCATTCGAGAATGATGGTGCTATTTCATGGCCACTTATGGTTGAGCGTGTTAACTCAGATCTTGCAAACACACTTGGAAACCTTGTAAACCGTACAATCTCAATGAGCAACAAGTACTTCGGTGGAGTTGTTGAGGATAAGGGTGTTACAGAGGAAGTTGATGCAGATCTTAAGGCTGTAGTTACAGGTACAGTTGCAGCAGTTGAGTCAAAGATGGCTGAACTTCGTGTTGCAGATGCTATTACAGAAGTATTCAATCTCTTCAAGAGATGTAACAAATATATCGACGAGACAATGCCTTGGGCACTTGCAAAGGACGAGACAAAGCAGGATAGACTTGCTACTGTTCTTTACAACTTGGTTGAGGGCATCTCAATTGGTGCTACACTTCTCAAGGCTTTTATGCCTGAGACATCAGAAAAGGTATTAGCTCAGCTTGGTGCAAAGGAAATCCCTTACGATGAGCTTTCTACTTTCGGTCACTATGTAAACGGAAATAAGGTTACAGATGCTCCAGAGATTCTCTTTGCTCGTCTTGACCTTGATGAGGTTATGGCAAAGGTTGCAGAGCTTCATCCTGCACAGCCAGAGGAAGCAGATGCTGATGATGAGGAAGGAATCGATATCGAAGCAAAGCCTGAAATCACATTTGATGATTTTATGAAGCTTCAGTTCCAGGTTGGTAAGATTGTTTCTTGTGAAGCAGTTAAGGGCTCTAAAAAGCTTCTTTGCTCACAGGTTAAGATTGGTTCACAGACAAAGCAGATTGTTTCTGGTATCAGCAAGCACTACTCTCCAGAGGAGATGGTTGGAAAGAAGGTTATGGTTCTTGTAAACCTTAAGCCAGCTAAGCTTGCAGGTGTTCTTTCAGAAGGAATGCTTCTTTGCGCAGAGGATGCTGAAGGCAACCTTTCACTTATGACACCAG
It contains:
- a CDS encoding zinc ribbon domain-containing protein, with translation MGLLDNLSDSIRSTTQDLSKKAQNATDMTKLQYDKKVKEGELIKLYEKLGKKYYQEHKDEDSEDIKRITAVTLRIKEISDDIMALKGGVACPKCGALVKNGSMYCSACGEKIEDIFEE
- a CDS encoding manganese efflux pump MntP family protein is translated as MSVVDIFLFGVGLSMDAFAVAICKGLAMKQVNKKQMLMIALFFGGFQALMPLIGFILGSAFADMISAYDHWIAFVLLLYVGGKMIIDAIREWKDEDKVEIMDPPLDYKELTLLAIATSIDALACGVTFSFYEGFNILRAILIIGLTTFAISAGGVYVGNIFGNKFKAKAQLLGGFILIFLGVKILLEHLYGISFGF
- a CDS encoding carbohydrate ABC transporter permease, with amino-acid sequence MVKKFTVLDFIIRVLVIIIAMLVLFPFFLIVINVFRNANDIVSNPVSVAGMSIEKLMNNLTSVINNTNFSFWSAFATSAIVTVFSLVLLALFGGMAAWVICRNKTKWSAFIYMVFIASMIIPFQVVMLPLISTFRDVGKFLGITMLQSFPGIIFAYLGFGGAMTVFILNGFIKTIPYELEEAASIDGCSPEGIYFRVIFPLLKPPIVTVTILNGMWIWNDYLLPSLMLGHNGKVKTLPVAVQAFIGSYVKQWDLILTAAFLAIIPMIILFLFAQKQIMGGLVDGAIKS
- the metG gene encoding methionine--tRNA ligase, translated to MGNKGNYYITTAIAYTSGKPHIGNTYEIVLADSIARFRRQEGYNVFFQTGTDEHGQKIELKAAEAGITPKEFVDNVSGQVRNIWDLMNTSYDKFIRTTDEDHEKQVKKIFKKLYDKGDIYKSSYEGLYCTPCESFWTESQLVDGKCPDCGREVQPAKEEAYFFKMSKYADKLIDYINTHPEFIQPVSRKNEMMNNFLLPGLQDLCVSRTSFTWGIPVDFDPKHVVYVWLDALTNYITGIGYDCDGESSDQFKALWPADLHLIGKDIIRFHTIYWPIFLMALDLPLPKQVFGHPWLLTKSADGGDDKMSKSKGNVIYADELVDFFGVDAVRYFVLHEMPFENDGAISWPLMVERVNSDLANTLGNLVNRTISMSNKYFGGVVEDKGVTEEVDADLKAVVTGTVAAVESKMAELRVADAITEVFNLFKRCNKYIDETMPWALAKDETKQDRLATVLYNLVEGISIGATLLKAFMPETSEKVLAQLGAKEIPYDELSTFGHYVNGNKVTDAPEILFARLDLDEVMAKVAELHPAQPEEADADDEEGIDIEAKPEITFDDFMKLQFQVGKIVSCEAVKGSKKLLCSQVKIGSQTKQIVSGISKHYSPEEMVGKKVMVLVNLKPAKLAGVLSEGMLLCAEDAEGNLSLMTPEKSMPSGAEIC
- a CDS encoding calcium/sodium antiporter, encoding MTFFSTIPGALILLVVGFVFLIKGADFFVEGASAVAKKLHVPALVIGMTIVAMGTSLPELSVSVTASLADSNQLAIGNVIGSNIFNLMVVLGSCALFSALEVADDTIKKDFPFSVACAVALMIMGLIGSSVGHLDGAILLVAFAIFLGSMLMTAKNHRAHEAELAEEDVENEIVDIPTWLCIIYIIGGAVAIKFGGDWVVDSCTTLALKFGMSETLVGLTIVALGTSLPELVTSIVAAKKNELDMAIGNVVGSNIFNILLILGVAGAISPMTYLTVNAIDTLILVAFSAVVWLMCLKKKNLNRVNGIIMLLLYVAYLAYIIVRDGGVA
- a CDS encoding carbohydrate ABC transporter permease encodes the protein MNIDSKKSLSLVLLAAGCFGIISALALDITGSDFAFRGALLIIGAIAFLGGLYFYPTEKHHKAIINIIFLFPLLFCFVVTVIIPFGLGLFYSTTDWNGIRMTGFVGLSNYKAMFTEISFLWSLIITVLFVIINMIAVNVIGLALAVLCTSKIRAVGFFRAAYFIPNLIGGIVLGYLWQFVFNNVVLNWTLKLFDYNSSMLSKYNTAFFAIVLVYIWQYAGYIMMIYITGLTTVPTDVIEAASIDGATAVQTFFKIKLPMIASTITICTFLTLQSAFKQFDVNMALTNGTGSVNFMGQYLTNGTQMLALNIYNTAITKNNYALGQAKAVLFFIILSIVSIIQVRVSNKREVEM